The Campylobacter concisus genome has a window encoding:
- the mfd gene encoding transcription-repair coupling factor: MQAKVYEYLLTHAPQILICEDDKEAALCADAASFAGFSAFKLPDFRAKKGDDLRSFNEELFEISSVLSKYYKFDGKKIIISPFSTLLNPLPTQKNLESSTIKLKDNLNLSEFADLLIRFGYECVDIVESVGEFSIRGEVIDIYGVNMDDPVRILLFGDEVESIRNYNTATQISNKNELSEAEIMPFIANLSKDEFEKVSQKIEDMQSDALVSDLNSLGFWAIDSFSDYLKEFDSKLVKKIDFEIYDVPEEKFKGIEILPEPKVYKDLEVTLNFDFFELNKSKSITVLSRNEGLFKGYELDGFANVKLEISPLVVNLTSSDKIVVSLNKFEKKRRVKRSSLVVDELKVNDYVVHEDYGIGRFLGLEKIKVLGATKEFVVIAYQNDDKLLLPVEHLNLIDRYIAQNGSMAVLDRLGKANFAKIKEKVREKLFAIASKIVAMAAKRELIAGKILQKEDISYLNFVQDAGFSYTSDQQKAVNDIKDELKSGRVMDRLLSGDVGFGKTEVAMNAIFTCIKSGFSAFFFVPTTLLSSQHYKTLSQRFSKFGIKVFRLDRFSSAKEKSSLQKALKENEPIVCVGTHALLGVKAENLGLIVVDEEHKFGVKQKEQLKEISQHSHILSMSATPIPRSLNMALSKIKTYSILATPPSSRLDVRTSVREWDEKVVKEAIMRELRRGGQTFYIHNHIADIEQTANELRKILPKLRILILHSKVNAKVAEDEMMKFERGEYDLLLCTSIVESGIHLPNANTIIVENANKFGMADLHQLRGRVGRSDKQAYCYFLVEDKDAISKDALKRLVALEGNSFLGAGSVLAYHDLEIRGGGNIIGEAQSGHIEAIGYSLYLKMLEDEINKLLNQDSAKLDKIDLKLSVSAFLNQEFIREDRLRLEIYRRLSKCKEVAEVYEIQSELEDRFGKIDTFTKQFLDLIIIKILALKAGIKTISNSEQNILITKNDDEKIRLKSRSKDDDDVLAEILVYLRKDKK, translated from the coding sequence ATGCAAGCAAAGGTCTATGAGTATCTTTTAACACACGCCCCACAAATTCTCATCTGCGAAGATGACAAAGAGGCGGCACTCTGCGCTGACGCGGCCAGTTTTGCTGGCTTTAGCGCATTTAAACTACCTGATTTTAGAGCTAAAAAGGGCGATGATCTAAGAAGTTTTAACGAAGAGCTCTTTGAAATTTCATCCGTTCTTAGCAAATACTATAAATTTGATGGCAAAAAGATCATCATAAGCCCATTTAGCACGCTTTTAAACCCACTTCCAACGCAAAAAAACCTAGAAAGCTCAACGATCAAGCTAAAAGATAATCTAAATTTAAGCGAATTTGCCGACTTGCTCATACGATTTGGCTACGAGTGCGTCGATATCGTTGAGAGCGTTGGCGAGTTTAGCATTCGCGGCGAAGTGATCGACATTTATGGCGTAAATATGGACGATCCTGTTAGAATTTTGCTCTTTGGCGATGAGGTGGAGAGCATCAGAAACTACAACACCGCTACGCAAATTAGCAACAAAAATGAGCTAAGCGAAGCCGAGATCATGCCATTTATCGCAAATTTGAGCAAAGATGAGTTTGAAAAAGTTAGCCAAAAGATCGAGGATATGCAAAGCGATGCCTTGGTGAGTGATCTAAATTCGCTTGGATTTTGGGCGATAGATAGCTTTAGCGACTACTTGAAAGAATTTGACTCAAAGCTTGTTAAAAAGATCGATTTTGAAATTTATGATGTGCCTGAGGAGAAATTTAAGGGCATTGAAATTTTGCCTGAGCCAAAGGTCTATAAAGACTTAGAAGTTACTTTAAATTTTGACTTTTTTGAGCTAAATAAGAGCAAAAGCATAACCGTTCTTTCAAGAAATGAAGGGCTTTTTAAGGGTTATGAGCTTGATGGCTTTGCCAACGTAAAGCTTGAAATTTCGCCCCTTGTAGTAAATTTAACCTCAAGTGACAAGATAGTAGTCTCTTTAAATAAATTTGAGAAAAAAAGGCGAGTTAAGCGCTCAAGCCTAGTGGTCGATGAGCTAAAGGTAAATGACTACGTCGTGCATGAAGATTATGGTATAGGCAGATTTTTGGGGCTTGAAAAGATCAAGGTTTTGGGTGCGACGAAGGAATTTGTGGTTATTGCCTACCAAAATGACGACAAGCTTCTTTTGCCGGTTGAGCATCTAAATTTGATAGATCGCTACATCGCTCAAAATGGCTCTATGGCGGTGCTTGATCGCTTAGGCAAGGCAAATTTTGCCAAGATAAAAGAGAAGGTTAGAGAAAAACTCTTTGCCATCGCTTCAAAGATCGTAGCGATGGCGGCAAAAAGGGAGCTAATCGCTGGTAAAATTTTGCAAAAAGAGGATATCTCTTATCTAAATTTCGTCCAAGACGCTGGCTTTTCATACACGAGTGATCAGCAAAAGGCGGTAAATGATATAAAAGATGAGCTAAAAAGCGGCAGGGTGATGGATAGGCTGCTTAGCGGAGATGTTGGCTTTGGCAAGACTGAAGTTGCGATGAATGCCATATTTACCTGCATAAAATCAGGCTTTAGCGCATTTTTCTTCGTGCCAACGACGCTTCTTAGCTCGCAGCACTACAAGACACTAAGCCAGAGATTTAGCAAATTTGGCATAAAGGTCTTTAGGCTGGATCGCTTCTCAAGTGCCAAAGAGAAATCAAGCCTGCAAAAAGCGCTAAAAGAAAATGAGCCCATAGTTTGCGTGGGTACGCATGCGCTTCTTGGCGTAAAGGCTGAAAATTTAGGGCTTATAGTGGTTGATGAAGAGCATAAATTTGGCGTTAAGCAAAAAGAGCAGCTAAAAGAAATTTCTCAGCACTCACACATCTTAAGTATGAGCGCCACGCCGATACCAAGAAGCCTAAATATGGCGCTTAGCAAGATAAAAACATATAGCATTTTAGCCACTCCACCAAGTTCGAGGCTGGATGTGAGAACAAGCGTGAGAGAGTGGGACGAAAAGGTCGTCAAAGAGGCTATCATGCGTGAGCTAAGACGCGGAGGGCAGACCTTTTACATCCACAACCACATCGCAGACATCGAGCAGACGGCAAATGAGCTAAGAAAAATTTTGCCAAAGCTTAGAATTTTGATACTTCACTCAAAAGTAAATGCAAAAGTCGCTGAAGATGAGATGATGAAATTTGAGCGGGGCGAGTATGACTTGCTACTTTGCACTAGCATCGTTGAAAGCGGCATCCACTTGCCAAATGCAAACACTATAATCGTAGAAAATGCTAATAAATTTGGTATGGCTGACCTGCACCAGCTGCGCGGGCGAGTTGGCAGAAGCGACAAGCAGGCTTATTGCTACTTCTTGGTAGAAGATAAAGATGCCATTAGCAAAGACGCTCTAAAACGACTTGTCGCACTTGAAGGCAACTCATTTTTGGGTGCTGGCTCAGTGCTAGCTTATCACGATCTTGAGATAAGAGGTGGTGGCAACATCATCGGCGAGGCGCAAAGCGGTCACATCGAGGCTATCGGCTACTCGCTATATCTAAAGATGCTAGAAGATGAGATAAATAAGCTTCTTAATCAAGACTCCGCAAAGCTTGACAAGATCGATCTAAAGCTTAGTGTGAGTGCCTTTTTAAATCAAGAATTTATAAGAGAAGATAGGCTAAGGCTTGAAATTTACAGGCGCCTTAGCAAGTGCAAAGAGGTCGCTGAAGTCTATGAGATACAAAGCGAGCTTGAGGATAGATTTGGCAAGATAGATACATTTACAAAGCAGTTTTTAGACCTTATCATCATCAAAATTTTAGCTCTAAAAGCTGGCATAAAGACGATCTCAAATAGCGAGCAAAACATACTAATAACAAAAAATGATGACGAGAAGATCAGGCTAAAGTCACGTAGCAAGGACGATGACGATGTTTTGGCTGAAATTTTGGTCTATCTAAGAAAGGATAAGAAATGA
- a CDS encoding ATP-binding protein, which yields MIDWGVKYAAIYKSTKGMLKPVEDIDFVDIDSLYGLEKQKEILLKNTRNFIAGDEANHVLLWGERGCGKSSLVRAVFTKFYKEGLRIIEIGCEDLKYLGDIIDEIRKSEFKFIIFCDDLSFENGSNEYKFLKPIMDGSIQKPPKNVLLYATSNRRHLISEFKSENENSELIDGEIHYSDAAQEKISLSDRFGLWISFYQGNYDEYLKMVDFYFKDYTGNKDELHTLAKNFATLRASRSGRTAKQFYLTFKENLK from the coding sequence ATGATAGATTGGGGTGTGAAGTACGCAGCGATTTATAAGAGTACAAAAGGGATGTTAAAGCCAGTTGAGGATATCGATTTTGTCGATATCGACTCACTTTATGGGCTTGAAAAACAAAAAGAAATTTTGCTAAAAAATACTAGAAATTTTATAGCTGGCGACGAGGCAAATCACGTGCTTCTTTGGGGTGAGAGAGGATGCGGCAAGTCAAGCCTTGTAAGGGCTGTTTTTACTAAATTTTATAAAGAGGGACTTCGTATCATTGAGATCGGCTGCGAGGATCTAAAATACCTTGGCGACATCATCGATGAGATCAGAAAGAGCGAGTTTAAATTTATCATTTTCTGCGACGATCTAAGCTTTGAAAATGGTAGCAATGAGTATAAATTTCTAAAGCCTATCATGGATGGCTCTATCCAAAAACCGCCAAAAAACGTCCTTTTATACGCCACTTCAAACCGCAGGCATCTAATAAGCGAGTTTAAAAGCGAAAATGAAAACTCAGAGCTAATAGACGGAGAAATCCACTATAGCGACGCAGCTCAGGAGAAAATTTCGCTCTCGGACCGCTTTGGTCTTTGGATCAGTTTTTATCAAGGCAACTACGACGAGTACCTAAAAATGGTTGATTTTTACTTTAAAGACTACACTGGCAACAAAGACGAGCTTCACACACTTGCTAAAAATTTCGCCACCCTAAGAGCTAGCAGAAGTGGCAGGACAGCAAAGCAGTTTTATCTAACTTTTAAAGAAAATTTAAAATGA
- a CDS encoding Mur ligase family protein, translating into MSLAKFLDGKPLYYKEIDYGRIIRAYDTIKGHLKPFKIIHIIGTNGKGSTGRFLAQILSQRGAKAGHYTSPHIFKFNERFWLNGEVASDEILEVAHERLQALLSDEYKIKTSYFEYMTLLSAVLFEGCDYFVCEAGMGGVLDATNVFEKELSIFTPIGFDHTAILGNSLEEISRTKFEAMGKRAILNDEMNEISVAIAKEIASEKGATLSFPREILTKENLNEIANYADKFNLPEFLRSNLTLAYAAAKILDSSIDIKKLGALSLRGRCEKIASNLYVDVGHNELGANAVAKKFSSKEFGGKKLTLIYNSFLDKDFKAVLAALKPAIEDVLLYHYHCEGRELGGELINKALNELEISHREFESSDMNDIKEAKNGKIYLAFGSFHLVEAFLKEYYASKGL; encoded by the coding sequence ATGAGCCTAGCGAAATTTCTTGATGGCAAGCCACTTTACTACAAAGAGATCGACTATGGTAGGATCATAAGGGCTTATGATACGATCAAAGGCCATCTAAAGCCTTTTAAGATAATCCACATCATCGGCACAAATGGCAAAGGTAGCACAGGCCGCTTTTTAGCGCAAATTTTAAGCCAAAGGGGCGCAAAAGCAGGCCACTACACGAGCCCACATATATTTAAATTTAACGAGCGATTTTGGCTAAATGGCGAGGTCGCTAGCGATGAAATTTTAGAGGTGGCTCACGAGCGCTTACAAGCTCTTTTGAGTGATGAGTACAAGATAAAAACGAGCTATTTTGAGTATATGACGCTGCTTTCTGCGGTGCTTTTTGAGGGTTGTGACTACTTTGTCTGCGAGGCTGGCATGGGTGGCGTGCTGGATGCGACAAATGTCTTTGAAAAAGAGCTAAGTATCTTTACTCCGATCGGTTTTGATCACACGGCGATATTAGGCAACAGCTTAGAAGAAATTTCACGCACGAAATTTGAAGCCATGGGCAAAAGAGCTATCTTAAATGATGAGATGAATGAGATAAGTGTGGCTATCGCAAAAGAGATCGCAAGTGAAAAAGGTGCAACTCTGAGCTTTCCAAGAGAAATTTTAACCAAAGAAAATTTAAACGAGATCGCAAACTACGCAGATAAATTTAATCTACCAGAGTTTTTGCGCTCAAATTTAACTCTAGCCTACGCCGCAGCTAAAATTTTAGATAGTAGCATAGATATCAAAAAGCTTGGCGCTTTATCGCTTCGTGGTAGATGCGAAAAGATCGCTTCAAATTTATACGTTGATGTCGGTCACAACGAGCTTGGTGCAAATGCTGTGGCTAAGAAATTTAGTTCAAAAGAGTTTGGCGGTAAGAAGCTAACACTAATTTATAACTCGTTTTTAGATAAAGACTTTAAGGCAGTTTTAGCAGCTCTAAAGCCAGCCATTGAGGACGTGCTACTTTATCACTACCACTGCGAGGGCAGGGAGCTTGGCGGAGAGCTCATAAACAAAGCACTAAATGAGCTTGAAATTTCGCATAGGGAGTTTGAGTCAAGCGATATGAACGATATAAAAGAGGCAAAAAACGGCAAAATTTACCTAGCATTTGGCTCGTTTCACCTGGTCGAAGCCTTTTTAAAAGAGTACTATGCAAGCAAAGGTCTATGA
- the secF gene encoding protein translocase subunit SecF: protein MQIFTKAKVYDFMRFRFASLALSIFLFVGSIFLLATKGLNYGIDFSGGTLIQLKYDTKAPLDKIRDAFGTNEVLKNASVTEFGSEDEAVIRFSGSSSNLTGDIGTEIKQILKDTGNFEVRRVDIVGPKVGDELRQKGLMALGISLIGVLLYITFRFEWRFALAAIATEIHDIVITVGAISLFDIDVNLDTLAAVLTVLGYSLNDTIIIFDRIREGIKESKRTDIEGVINESVSATLSRTILTSATTMMTVVVLFLFGGDMIHGFSFILIVGIVIGTISSIYISSPFLIWFKFSIEHFRAREAEKQRIKKERDKERAMFEKGVV, encoded by the coding sequence ATGCAAATTTTTACTAAGGCAAAAGTTTATGATTTTATGCGGTTTAGATTTGCTTCATTGGCACTTTCTATATTTTTATTTGTTGGTTCGATCTTTTTGCTTGCAACAAAGGGTCTAAACTACGGCATCGACTTCTCTGGCGGTACGCTTATCCAGTTAAAATACGACACCAAAGCGCCACTTGATAAAATTCGCGACGCTTTTGGCACAAATGAAGTGCTTAAAAACGCCTCTGTTACTGAGTTTGGAAGCGAAGATGAGGCTGTTATTAGATTTTCAGGATCAAGTTCAAATTTAACTGGTGACATCGGCACTGAGATAAAGCAAATTTTAAAAGATACTGGAAATTTTGAAGTAAGACGTGTTGATATCGTTGGTCCAAAGGTTGGTGACGAGCTTAGGCAAAAGGGCTTGATGGCTCTTGGAATTTCACTAATTGGCGTGCTTCTTTATATCACATTTAGATTTGAGTGGAGATTTGCGCTTGCTGCGATCGCAACTGAAATTCACGATATCGTTATAACTGTTGGTGCTATTTCACTATTTGACATTGATGTAAATTTGGACACGCTGGCGGCTGTATTAACGGTGCTTGGCTACTCGCTCAACGATACTATCATCATTTTTGATAGGATCAGAGAAGGCATAAAAGAGAGTAAGAGAACTGATATCGAGGGCGTTATCAACGAGTCAGTCTCAGCCACACTTTCAAGAACTATCCTGACTTCAGCCACTACGATGATGACTGTTGTTGTGTTGTTTTTATTCGGTGGAGATATGATACATGGATTTTCATTTATCCTTATCGTTGGTATCGTTATAGGAACGATCAGCTCGATCTACATCTCATCGCCATTTCTTATCTGGTTTAAATTTAGCATCGAGCATTTTAGAGCTAGAGAAGCTGAGAAGCAAAGGATCAAAAAAGAGCGTGATAAAGAGCGTGCTATGTTTGAAAAAGGCGTTGTGTAA
- a CDS encoding GGDEF domain-containing protein codes for MAAVTVSQIVKEALSEIKDRHLMLTPENYTEVYNEISKKYGFTTEESKKIEKYISRLGDDYKAQAISLHIKTVDEFVAFMTARLSHGAKNGTAQVVDDKKLKSLNAFARRILQAISMLHNKDAKALAEQGMQLLARRYDEKNLEEMCLKWFDFVSSYDTEFLDFLKYYGVRDFDDLKTMSAELEKFLSQKNENAEENALVELLNFALEPSITKELGEELSNIRSVLKQNPQSLNSKEFQDKIKGFVDRRIEEDRTEIIEKVGSLNNILQSIGDRISDIAASSQSSSAKVQSIKNDLKNVNLNANSIDHVKSMLIEIAGALEIESKELGLEMNSKQATISELQNKVISLEKELEAAKLESKEDFLTKVATKRALMSEIQRIEEAYKRYGTDYSICFVDIDFFKKINDTYGHEAGDVILSAVAQVLKKNARKVDFVGRYGGEEFVILLPSTSLKDGVRFGEKLRSMIENFKFIYKNERIKVTISSGVATRSANLSDTMTLEGADKMLYLSKEGGRNQVMPKIIEEK; via the coding sequence ATGGCAGCAGTAACCGTTAGTCAAATAGTCAAGGAAGCCTTGAGCGAGATAAAAGATCGCCATTTGATGCTAACGCCAGAAAATTACACCGAAGTTTATAATGAAATTTCTAAAAAATATGGCTTTACAACTGAAGAGAGCAAAAAGATAGAAAAATATATCTCAAGGCTTGGTGATGACTATAAAGCGCAAGCTATAAGCCTTCATATAAAAACGGTTGATGAGTTTGTAGCTTTTATGACAGCTAGGCTCTCTCATGGTGCTAAAAATGGCACAGCCCAAGTGGTTGATGATAAAAAGTTAAAGTCACTAAATGCCTTTGCAAGAAGAATCCTCCAAGCCATCTCTATGCTTCACAACAAAGATGCAAAAGCTCTAGCAGAGCAGGGCATGCAGCTACTTGCTAGAAGATATGATGAGAAAAATCTTGAAGAGATGTGCCTTAAATGGTTTGATTTTGTAAGCTCTTACGATACTGAATTTTTGGACTTTTTGAAATATTATGGCGTGAGAGACTTTGACGATCTAAAGACTATGAGCGCTGAGCTTGAGAAATTCTTATCTCAAAAAAATGAAAATGCAGAAGAAAACGCTCTAGTAGAGCTTTTAAATTTTGCGCTTGAGCCTTCTATCACAAAGGAGCTTGGTGAAGAGCTTAGCAACATTAGAAGCGTTTTGAAACAAAATCCACAAAGCCTAAATAGCAAAGAATTTCAAGATAAGATAAAAGGTTTTGTTGATCGCAGGATCGAAGAAGATAGAACCGAGATCATCGAAAAGGTTGGCTCATTAAACAACATCTTGCAAAGCATAGGCGATAGGATTTCAGATATCGCAGCTAGCTCTCAAAGTAGCTCCGCTAAGGTGCAAAGCATCAAAAATGATCTTAAAAATGTAAATTTAAATGCAAATAGCATCGATCATGTAAAGAGCATGCTTATCGAGATCGCAGGTGCCTTGGAGATCGAGAGCAAGGAGCTTGGTCTTGAGATGAATAGTAAGCAAGCGACCATTTCTGAGCTTCAAAACAAGGTTATTAGCCTAGAAAAAGAGCTTGAAGCTGCTAAGCTTGAGAGCAAAGAGGACTTTTTAACAAAAGTGGCTACAAAAAGAGCTTTGATGAGTGAAATTCAGCGTATCGAAGAGGCTTATAAACGTTACGGCACGGACTATTCGATCTGCTTTGTTGATATTGATTTCTTTAAAAAGATAAACGACACCTACGGACACGAAGCTGGCGACGTGATCCTTTCAGCCGTGGCTCAGGTGCTTAAGAAAAATGCTAGAAAAGTTGATTTTGTCGGTAGATATGGTGGCGAGGAATTTGTCATTTTGCTACCAAGCACGAGCTTAAAAGATGGCGTGAGATTTGGCGAGAAGCTAAGAAGCATGATCGAAAATTTCAAATTTATCTATAAAAACGAGCGCATCAAAGTTACCATTAGCTCTGGTGTGGCGACAAGAAGTGCAAATTTAAGTGACACGATGACGCTTGAGGGTGCTGATAAGATGCTCTATCTTTCAAAAGAGGGCGGCAGAAACCAAGTCATGCCAAAGATAATCGAGGAAAAATGA
- the leuS gene encoding leucine--tRNA ligase, translating into MAEKRKYEPLKIEKKWQEIWDKNEEFEPKDDLSLPKKYILSMFPYPSGRIHMGHVRNYSIGDALARSYRKSGYNVLHPIGFDSFGMPAENAAIKHKIHPKIWTYENIDYMKKELASLGFSFSKKRILATSDPLYTKWEQSFFIKMFEKGLVYRKNAIVNWCEYDQTVLANEQVEDGKCWRCGNDVVQKELPGYYFNITKYASELLEDLKLLEGKWPNQVITMQENWIGRSYGLEFKFNLDEASKETLGGKFDGFEVFTTRPDTIYGVSYTALAPEHPIVKALLESDKFDESKKTKIKTILNQSPRERQASDKDGEFLGIYIVHPLTNEKIPVWVANFILADYGSGAIMAVPAHDQRDFEFASKFNLPIKPVVKPLEGESDDSKAYSEYGVAINSELINGLSSEDAKSFIIEKFEKDGLGKRITNYKLRDWGISRQRYWGAPIPVVHCKCCGVVPEKEENLPIALPEDVKITGEGNPLDKHPTWKFTKCPKCGKDAIRETDTMDTFVESSWYFARFASDEKSWEQKALDEKSVNYWMNVDQYIGGIEHAILHLLYARFFQKVLRDLGYLRDDEPFENLLTQGMVLKDGKKMSKSKGNVVDPDDIINRYGADTARLFILFAAPPQKELEWNDSAVEGAFRFLNRLWEKAQTIKKIDKLPEIDHESLNKDEKFARLKIYEALKKSTEVFGDTFAFNTLIAACMEALNAINAQDNDDVNAEGFFIILNLLEPIVPHIANELSEELFGRKNFTKIAVKEEVFVKDSIALAVTVNGKKRAEFEVAASESESEILKQAKQNVAKWLEGKEILKEIYIKGKLVNFVIKG; encoded by the coding sequence ATGGCTGAGAAGAGAAAATATGAGCCTTTAAAGATAGAAAAAAAGTGGCAAGAAATTTGGGATAAAAATGAAGAATTTGAACCAAAAGACGATCTAAGCTTGCCAAAAAAATATATCCTAAGTATGTTTCCATATCCAAGCGGACGCATACATATGGGGCATGTGAGAAACTACTCTATCGGCGATGCGCTGGCTAGATCATATAGAAAAAGCGGCTACAACGTGCTTCATCCTATCGGATTTGATAGCTTTGGTATGCCAGCTGAAAACGCAGCCATAAAACATAAAATTCACCCTAAAATTTGGACTTACGAAAACATCGACTATATGAAAAAGGAGCTTGCAAGCCTTGGCTTTTCATTCTCTAAAAAGAGAATTTTAGCTACATCTGACCCGCTTTACACAAAGTGGGAGCAAAGCTTTTTTATAAAGATGTTTGAAAAAGGGCTTGTTTATAGAAAAAATGCCATCGTAAATTGGTGTGAATACGATCAAACTGTGCTTGCAAACGAGCAGGTTGAAGACGGTAAATGCTGGAGATGCGGTAATGATGTTGTGCAAAAAGAGCTTCCAGGATACTACTTCAATATCACAAAATACGCTAGCGAACTACTTGAAGATCTAAAACTTCTTGAAGGCAAATGGCCAAATCAAGTCATCACAATGCAAGAAAACTGGATCGGCAGAAGCTACGGCCTAGAGTTTAAATTTAACCTTGATGAGGCTTCAAAAGAGACTTTAGGTGGTAAATTTGATGGCTTTGAGGTATTTACTACAAGACCTGATACGATTTATGGCGTTAGCTACACAGCTCTTGCACCAGAGCATCCTATTGTAAAAGCTCTTCTTGAAAGTGATAAATTTGATGAAAGCAAAAAAACAAAGATAAAAACAATACTTAATCAAAGCCCAAGAGAGCGTCAAGCAAGCGATAAAGATGGAGAATTTTTAGGAATTTACATCGTTCATCCACTTACAAATGAAAAGATCCCAGTTTGGGTTGCAAATTTCATCCTAGCTGACTATGGCAGTGGCGCTATCATGGCTGTTCCTGCTCATGATCAAAGAGACTTCGAGTTTGCAAGTAAATTTAATCTACCTATAAAACCAGTTGTAAAGCCGCTTGAGGGTGAGAGTGACGACTCTAAAGCGTACTCAGAATACGGAGTTGCTATAAATTCTGAGCTTATAAATGGCCTTAGCTCAGAGGATGCCAAAAGCTTTATAATAGAGAAATTTGAAAAAGATGGTCTTGGCAAAAGGATCACAAACTACAAACTAAGAGACTGGGGAATCTCCCGCCAAAGATACTGGGGTGCTCCGATACCAGTCGTGCACTGCAAATGCTGCGGCGTAGTGCCAGAAAAAGAGGAAAATTTACCTATCGCACTGCCTGAAGATGTCAAGATCACAGGCGAGGGCAACCCTTTGGATAAACATCCAACTTGGAAATTTACAAAGTGTCCAAAATGCGGCAAAGACGCGATCAGAGAGACTGATACGATGGATACATTCGTAGAGAGTAGCTGGTATTTTGCTAGATTTGCAAGCGATGAGAAGAGTTGGGAGCAAAAAGCGCTTGATGAAAAAAGTGTGAATTATTGGATGAATGTAGATCAGTACATCGGCGGTATCGAGCATGCGATCTTGCACCTTTTGTATGCTAGATTTTTCCAAAAGGTCTTAAGAGACCTTGGCTATCTAAGAGACGATGAGCCGTTTGAAAATTTACTAACTCAAGGCATGGTCTTAAAAGATGGCAAAAAGATGAGTAAAAGTAAGGGCAATGTCGTAGATCCTGATGATATCATAAATAGATACGGCGCCGATACGGCAAGGCTTTTTATCCTTTTTGCTGCTCCTCCTCAAAAAGAGCTTGAGTGGAACGACAGCGCAGTTGAGGGTGCATTTAGGTTTTTAAATAGGCTTTGGGAGAAGGCGCAAACTATCAAAAAGATAGATAAATTGCCTGAGATAGATCACGAAAGCTTAAATAAAGATGAGAAATTTGCAAGGCTTAAAATTTATGAAGCACTTAAAAAATCAACCGAGGTTTTTGGCGATACATTTGCTTTTAACACTTTAATCGCTGCTTGTATGGAGGCACTAAACGCTATAAATGCGCAGGATAATGACGACGTAAATGCTGAGGGCTTTTTCATCATCTTAAATTTACTAGAGCCTATCGTGCCGCATATCGCAAATGAGCTTAGCGAAGAGCTTTTTGGCAGAAAAAATTTCACAAAGATAGCTGTGAAAGAAGAGGTATTTGTAAAAGATAGCATCGCTCTTGCAGTTACAGTAAATGGCAAGAAAAGGGCTGAGTTTGAAGTAGCAGCGAGTGAGAGTGAGAGTGAAATTTTAAAACAAGCTAAGCAAAATGTGGCTAAATGGCTTGAAGGAAAAGAAATTTTAAAAGAGATTTATATAAAAGGCAAATTAGTAAATTTTGTCATTAAAGGATAA
- the lptE gene encoding LPS assembly lipoprotein LptE, with the protein MRYFLAFFIAIFICGCGYKPVSKISQDLVGDRVYVDVIISKEEPKNSVWIKDAVKEGMVARLHKSLSSKDSADTSIIVSVKSLNYEAIIYDEYGYITSYKALLTLNYKTKFKDGHVVDIPATGEYDFSVARRQKSVRYADSIISDTQKYEAIKEASKEAFDEYIANLAVKGYKNGSSNR; encoded by the coding sequence TTGAGATATTTTTTAGCGTTTTTTATTGCTATATTTATCTGCGGATGTGGCTATAAACCAGTTTCAAAGATCTCGCAGGATTTGGTTGGAGATAGAGTTTATGTTGATGTTATCATCAGCAAAGAAGAGCCAAAAAATAGTGTCTGGATAAAAGATGCAGTAAAAGAGGGTATGGTCGCAAGGCTGCATAAATCACTATCAAGCAAAGATAGCGCTGATACTTCGATAATAGTTTCGGTAAAAAGCTTAAATTACGAGGCGATCATCTATGATGAATACGGCTATATCACATCTTATAAAGCTCTTTTAACTCTAAACTATAAAACCAAATTTAAAGATGGCCATGTCGTAGATATACCTGCTACTGGCGAGTATGATTTTAGTGTGGCAAGACGTCAAAAGAGCGTAAGATACGCAGATAGTATCATTAGCGATACTCAAAAGTATGAAGCTATAAAAGAGGCTTCAAAAGAGGCGTTTGATGAGTACATCGCAAATTTAGCTGTAAAAGGATATAAAAATGGCAGCAGTAACCGTTAG
- a CDS encoding DUF6394 family protein, whose protein sequence is MNWGKVIYIFFALMSLTTTAEFLYDKNEIALFVAASINLVSTLLKIGVKNLLSAELFASSLVADLHLIPAFVILQVSENATLSYSLAIGAVIANIFSLALVLIESSKSQEEF, encoded by the coding sequence ATGAACTGGGGAAAAGTTATCTACATATTTTTTGCGCTGATGAGTCTTACGACTACGGCGGAGTTTTTATATGATAAAAACGAGATCGCCCTTTTTGTGGCAGCTAGTATAAATTTGGTTTCAACTTTACTTAAGATCGGTGTTAAAAATTTACTTTCAGCTGAGCTTTTTGCTAGCTCGCTGGTTGCTGATTTACACCTTATACCAGCTTTTGTTATTTTGCAAGTATCTGAAAATGCAACGCTTAGCTACTCTTTAGCTATTGGCGCAGTCATTGCAAATATATTTTCACTAGCCTTGGTACTAATAGAATCAAGCAAATCACAAGAAGAATTTTAG